The Grimontia kaedaensis genome has a window encoding:
- a CDS encoding DEAD/DEAH box helicase produces MGFTDLGLSAPILRAIQEKGYDTPSPIQAQAIPAVLEGKDVMAAAQTGTGKTAGFVLPILERLSEGSRTRPNHIRALILTPTRELAAQIHENAVVYSRHLRLRSSVVFGGVKINPQMMNLRKGTDILVATPGRLLDLYQQNAVKFSQLEVLVLDEADRMLDMGFFRDIKKILDLLPKNRQNLLFSATFSDEIRDLAKGLVNNPVEISVTPANSTARTVEQWIYPADKKKKPAMLAKLIKDGDWKQVLVFTRTKHGANKLSHFLNDEGITAAPIHGNKSQSARTKALADFKSGDVRVLVATDIAARGIDIPQLPQVVNFEIPHVAEDYVHRIGRTGRAGEPGKAVSLVCADDADDLFGIERLIQHLLRREELEGFKPTNALPEKALDTRPIKAKKPKKPKKPKAQNGEAKAAPKSGVTKANNGQPNTDKAPQKKKPYKGKPRNGGQQGQKPAGNNTGNRTNNGEGKPRRAGNGNGNGNASQPNSNKAKPNNRKPNNSRRKPSGDGVKVSWSNY; encoded by the coding sequence ATGGGTTTTACCGATCTAGGTCTTTCTGCGCCAATCCTTCGTGCTATTCAGGAAAAAGGTTACGACACACCATCTCCTATTCAGGCTCAGGCAATCCCTGCTGTCCTGGAAGGGAAGGACGTCATGGCCGCTGCGCAGACAGGTACAGGTAAAACCGCGGGTTTCGTTCTGCCGATCCTTGAGCGTTTGAGCGAAGGTTCGCGTACGCGTCCGAATCACATTCGTGCACTGATCCTGACCCCAACCCGCGAGTTGGCGGCACAGATACACGAAAATGCAGTGGTTTATAGCCGCCACCTTCGCCTGCGCTCCAGCGTGGTTTTCGGCGGCGTGAAGATTAACCCTCAAATGATGAACCTTCGCAAAGGTACGGATATTCTGGTGGCGACTCCTGGCCGCCTGCTGGACCTTTATCAGCAAAACGCGGTGAAATTCTCGCAGCTTGAAGTGCTTGTATTGGATGAAGCAGACCGCATGCTGGATATGGGCTTCTTCCGCGACATCAAAAAGATCCTCGATCTGCTGCCGAAGAACAGACAGAACCTGCTTTTCTCTGCAACGTTTTCTGATGAAATCCGCGACCTGGCGAAAGGCTTGGTTAACAACCCTGTGGAGATTTCTGTAACGCCAGCGAATTCAACAGCTCGCACCGTTGAGCAATGGATCTACCCAGCGGACAAGAAAAAGAAACCAGCCATGCTGGCAAAGCTGATTAAAGATGGCGACTGGAAACAGGTACTGGTATTCACCCGCACCAAGCACGGCGCCAACAAGCTTTCCCACTTCCTGAACGATGAGGGCATCACTGCTGCGCCTATTCACGGAAACAAGAGCCAAAGCGCCCGTACTAAAGCGCTGGCTGACTTTAAATCCGGTGACGTTCGCGTGCTGGTTGCTACTGACATTGCAGCCCGTGGTATCGACATTCCACAACTGCCACAAGTGGTGAACTTTGAAATTCCACATGTGGCTGAAGACTATGTTCACCGCATCGGTCGTACTGGTCGCGCAGGTGAACCCGGCAAAGCAGTTTCACTGGTGTGTGCGGACGACGCAGATGATCTGTTTGGTATAGAGCGTTTGATTCAACACCTGTTACGCCGTGAGGAACTGGAAGGTTTCAAACCAACCAATGCACTGCCAGAGAAGGCGCTGGATACTCGCCCCATCAAAGCAAAGAAACCGAAAAAGCCTAAAAAACCAAAAGCTCAAAACGGAGAGGCAAAAGCAGCACCTAAATCAGGTGTGACAAAAGCCAACAACGGTCAGCCAAACACTGACAAAGCGCCACAGAAGAAAAAGCCGTATAAAGGTAAGCCTCGTAATGGCGGACAGCAGGGCCAAAAGCCAGCGGGTAACAATACTGGCAATCGCACGAACAACGGTGAAGGTAAGCCGCGCCGCGCTGGCAATGGCAATGGCAATGGCAATGCAAGCCAACCAAACTCAAACAAGGCTAAGCCGAATAATCGCAAACCCAACAATTCACGTCGTAAGCCAAGCGGCGACGGGGTGAAAGTTAGTTGGAGCAACTACTAA
- the tssM gene encoding type VI secretion system membrane subunit TssM, translating into MFSKLKSLLLKMLPAMKSALPILLVAIFVLINVAIWWAGPWLKIDESHPLEPVTARLITSVIFSLFWLAAWGFLQWRKLKGYHADQARERQLQEDPIQRYEERQEAELNQVMTALHKSLNKRNYLYALPWYLVLGPENAGKTSLINRSGQNFVFSSVMRASGTKSENPFSFDWWIGDDSVLIDPDGELLTQRATSSDGEGEMERRLWIHFVRWLEKTRSRRPLNGVVIALDVAKLATATTTERLAHANLIRARLRELMETLSTRLPVYVSLTKLDLLHGFEPFFRNYSKAEREEVMGFTFTLDSVDDLDSWLNEFDKDFGQFVERVNKMLPTALMQCFDGEDRTAIYSFSRQMAGLHDVLKQFLQDAFGSDQFSTSALVRGVYFTSVYQQGVPTNAFIDSASRRYGISHAVNTAQNAANSTTYFTQNLFNKVIYPEAGLASDNFRVAKTKRRVIMLSAVACGIASILLIGSWHKYYLKNVKQADAVLAKVNEYENNYASEAIIDNGVDILAPLDTIRQATLEFGFFREKPKFISDLGLYQGHVIGPQVESTYLSLLENRYLPALMKVAAADVVGADDDENKLGSLRVFRMMTDDDGRYQNMVQNYFASKWQEQYEGDRETQERLMQHLDYAMEHTDLVGDRVDGQEDAERVLAPYDGLIYNAQRELSRMPIEQRVYRNLKQASTAILGSPVNLATSIGPVFDVVFTERVSEANNLDIPRILTKKGFETYFIPESDSVSELALVDSWVLGQVESIDFSDEDKRVLRDKIRSLYVADYSDTWRRATNDIDVKSFPDIYNAVLVLESVTGNNQPLHRLLEEVTDNTDLFPALPEGDAAKEELLKSPRYRVAAMVDNQFSSLNGLSETEPGKPIYLDEVMDAVTQLTAYMKSINDAPDVGKAALDATKARLSLNNSDPIYVLQRIASGMPQPYDIMLKKLADESWYVIRQEAIRYLEVRWAADVFNPFQSKLASRYPFNVRSSKDVALEDFEAFFAPNGILNNFYETNLRMFLEDTGEFTSEEGGKTLIRRDVLNQIDRARAIQGAFFNRKGVLDVEFTLEPIELSANKRRSVINIDGQYVQYSHGPRKNVGLVWPNTLREAAVSKVTLVPVAANASPRGISIRGPWAFFRLLEQAEVVGSSSTSVDYRFNIDGGNVMYRLHSEADSNPFTASIFRGFNLSRTLY; encoded by the coding sequence ATGTTCAGCAAGTTAAAATCGCTTCTTCTGAAAATGCTACCCGCCATGAAATCGGCGTTACCTATATTGCTGGTGGCCATTTTCGTCTTGATCAATGTCGCGATATGGTGGGCGGGTCCGTGGCTTAAAATTGACGAGAGCCACCCGCTGGAGCCCGTTACAGCTCGCCTTATTACCAGTGTAATTTTCTCCCTTTTCTGGTTGGCGGCTTGGGGCTTTTTGCAATGGCGAAAACTCAAAGGTTACCATGCAGATCAGGCGCGGGAACGTCAGCTACAGGAAGACCCAATCCAACGCTATGAAGAGCGTCAGGAAGCTGAGCTCAATCAGGTGATGACTGCGCTACATAAGAGCCTGAACAAGCGAAACTACCTGTATGCTTTACCTTGGTATTTGGTCCTTGGGCCAGAGAATGCGGGTAAAACCAGCTTAATTAACCGTTCAGGCCAGAACTTTGTTTTCTCATCTGTCATGCGTGCATCGGGCACGAAAAGTGAAAATCCGTTTTCCTTTGACTGGTGGATTGGTGATGACTCAGTACTTATCGACCCCGATGGTGAGCTGCTAACGCAACGGGCAACGAGTAGCGATGGTGAAGGGGAGATGGAGCGCCGCCTCTGGATCCACTTCGTCAGATGGCTTGAAAAAACGCGAAGCCGCCGCCCATTAAACGGTGTGGTGATTGCGCTGGATGTGGCGAAGCTTGCCACTGCCACGACGACTGAGCGTCTCGCGCACGCTAACCTGATCCGTGCCCGTCTGCGTGAGCTGATGGAAACCCTGTCTACCCGTCTGCCTGTTTATGTATCGCTGACTAAGCTCGACTTGCTTCATGGATTCGAACCCTTCTTCCGCAACTACTCGAAAGCTGAGCGCGAAGAAGTCATGGGATTCACTTTTACACTCGATTCCGTGGATGATCTTGATAGTTGGTTAAATGAGTTTGATAAAGACTTCGGGCAGTTTGTCGAGCGCGTTAACAAGATGCTGCCAACAGCTTTGATGCAGTGTTTCGATGGTGAAGATCGCACTGCAATCTACAGCTTTAGCCGCCAGATGGCAGGTCTGCACGATGTGTTGAAACAATTCCTGCAAGATGCGTTCGGAAGTGATCAGTTCTCCACTTCAGCACTGGTGCGTGGGGTATATTTCACCTCTGTATATCAACAGGGTGTGCCAACCAATGCGTTCATCGATTCTGCCTCTCGCCGCTATGGTATTTCCCATGCGGTGAATACGGCACAAAACGCTGCAAACTCGACCACTTACTTCACGCAGAACCTTTTCAACAAAGTGATCTATCCGGAAGCAGGTTTGGCGTCGGATAACTTCCGTGTGGCGAAAACCAAGCGCCGCGTGATCATGTTGTCGGCCGTTGCCTGTGGTATTGCGTCAATTCTATTGATCGGTTCCTGGCACAAGTACTACCTGAAAAACGTTAAACAGGCGGATGCAGTATTAGCCAAGGTTAACGAATACGAGAACAACTATGCATCTGAGGCGATTATCGATAATGGCGTCGATATCCTCGCGCCGTTGGATACGATTCGTCAGGCAACACTGGAGTTTGGGTTTTTCCGTGAAAAACCGAAGTTCATTTCAGATTTAGGTTTGTACCAAGGCCATGTCATTGGGCCACAAGTCGAAAGCACGTATCTCAGCCTGCTTGAAAATCGTTACTTGCCAGCTTTGATGAAAGTGGCAGCTGCAGATGTTGTTGGTGCAGACGATGACGAGAACAAACTGGGATCGCTGCGTGTTTTCCGCATGATGACGGACGATGATGGTCGTTATCAGAACATGGTGCAGAATTATTTTGCCAGTAAGTGGCAAGAACAGTACGAAGGCGACCGTGAAACACAAGAGCGCCTGATGCAGCACTTGGATTACGCGATGGAGCATACCGATCTGGTGGGTGATCGTGTTGATGGGCAGGAAGATGCAGAGAGAGTGCTGGCGCCATACGATGGACTTATTTACAACGCTCAGCGCGAACTGAGCCGTATGCCAATCGAGCAACGTGTTTATCGTAACCTCAAGCAAGCGTCGACGGCGATTTTAGGTTCTCCAGTCAATTTGGCAACCTCCATCGGACCTGTGTTTGATGTGGTCTTTACCGAGCGTGTTTCGGAAGCGAACAACCTTGATATCCCCCGTATCCTGACCAAGAAAGGTTTCGAAACCTACTTCATTCCTGAATCAGACTCTGTTTCAGAATTGGCGCTGGTAGATAGCTGGGTGTTGGGGCAGGTTGAATCGATAGATTTCTCTGATGAAGATAAGCGCGTATTGAGAGATAAGATCCGCAGCCTGTATGTGGCGGATTACTCCGATACCTGGCGTCGTGCGACTAACGATATCGATGTGAAATCTTTTCCGGATATCTACAACGCAGTGCTTGTGCTGGAAAGTGTTACAGGTAACAACCAGCCTCTGCACCGCTTGCTTGAAGAAGTCACGGATAACACAGATTTATTCCCGGCCTTGCCTGAAGGCGACGCAGCAAAAGAAGAATTGCTCAAGTCTCCGCGCTATCGTGTTGCAGCGATGGTTGATAACCAATTCTCCTCATTGAATGGACTTTCGGAAACCGAACCGGGTAAACCGATTTACCTTGATGAAGTGATGGATGCGGTCACCCAATTGACAGCTTACATGAAGTCAATCAACGATGCTCCGGATGTCGGTAAAGCGGCATTGGACGCGACCAAAGCGCGTCTCTCGCTGAACAACTCTGATCCTATTTATGTGCTGCAGCGCATTGCGTCTGGCATGCCACAACCTTACGACATCATGCTGAAAAAATTGGCAGATGAGAGCTGGTATGTGATTCGTCAGGAAGCCATTCGTTATCTGGAAGTTCGCTGGGCGGCGGATGTATTCAATCCGTTCCAAAGCAAACTCGCCTCGCGCTATCCGTTCAATGTACGTTCATCTAAAGATGTGGCGCTGGAAGACTTCGAAGCTTTCTTTGCCCCTAATGGCATTCTGAATAACTTCTACGAGACCAATCTGCGAATGTTCCTCGAAGATACGGGTGAATTTACTTCAGAAGAAGGGGGTAAAACCCTTATCCGCCGGGATGTGCTGAATCAAATTGACCGTGCAAGAGCGATTCAAGGTGCGTTCTTCAATCGTAAGGGCGTGCTGGATGTGGAGTTCACGCTTGAGCCGATTGAGCTGAGCGCAAATAAAAGACGTTCTGTCATCAACATTGATGGTCAGTATGTTCAATACAGCCACGGACCGCGCAAAAACGTAGGATTGGTATGGCCAAATACACTTCGTGAAGCTGCGGTCAGTAAAGTCACTCTGGTTCCTGTGGCAGCGAATGCTTCGCCAAGAGGGATCAGTATTCGAGGACCTTGGGCGTTTTTCCGCTTGCTGGAACAGGCCGAGGTTGTGGGATCAAGCTCAACCAGTGTTGATTATCGCTTTAACATTGACGGTGGAAACGTGATGTACCGTCTGCACTCTGAAGCAGACAGCAATCCGTTTACGGCGTCGATATTCCGAGGATTCAACCTGTCGCGGACCCTATATTAA
- a CDS encoding paraquat-inducible protein A, giving the protein MQKPSHLLIACNECGLVSAIPHMEGSSKASCPRCGHTLVRQVENSASKVQAYGTSCLVMLLLSCVFPFMSFSASGISNKISLLDALEVFHTFDNNALAAMLLITIIVLPAIYISLVMFLFHVANKSSKGREVNTPPSLLKQLSRLVFRAEIWLLVDIFLVGVIVSLVKIASLADVELGTAFWTYCAYSTLVVFFSRAIDKEWLWENLFPTYTSRDVKPGDTHLSGNHIGCRVCQQINEPQHKHCQRCDSRLHPYNPAMNVGWSWSFLVSAVIFYVPANLYPMMYTASLGSIERSTIMDGVVLLWNLGSYPIAAIIFIASVFVPMTKMLIMVWLLRAANSGVAEDSDALKKLKYYRFTELIGRWSMIDVFVVAILSALVNLKGLMSISPGPAAFYFALVVFFTMCAALIFDPRVFWGPLKHRDAASTSPVLNDAV; this is encoded by the coding sequence ATGCAGAAACCTTCCCATTTACTTATCGCATGCAATGAATGTGGATTAGTTTCTGCCATTCCTCATATGGAAGGCAGCAGTAAAGCGAGTTGCCCTCGATGCGGGCATACACTGGTGAGACAGGTCGAAAACAGTGCTTCCAAAGTGCAGGCATACGGTACTTCCTGCCTTGTCATGCTGCTGCTCAGTTGTGTTTTTCCTTTTATGTCATTCAGTGCCAGTGGGATCAGCAACAAGATTTCATTGTTGGATGCGCTGGAGGTCTTTCATACTTTCGACAACAACGCGCTCGCCGCTATGTTGCTCATCACTATTATTGTTTTGCCTGCTATATACATCAGTCTTGTGATGTTCCTTTTTCATGTGGCGAACAAATCTTCTAAGGGTAGGGAAGTGAATACGCCACCTTCACTGTTAAAACAACTTAGCCGCTTGGTATTTCGCGCAGAGATTTGGTTGCTGGTAGATATCTTCCTGGTTGGCGTGATTGTCAGTCTGGTGAAGATTGCCTCATTGGCAGACGTGGAGCTGGGTACCGCTTTCTGGACTTACTGTGCTTACAGTACGCTGGTCGTGTTTTTCTCCCGGGCGATTGATAAAGAATGGCTGTGGGAAAACCTGTTTCCAACCTATACGAGTAGAGACGTTAAACCGGGTGATACCCACCTCTCAGGAAATCACATTGGCTGTCGTGTCTGCCAACAAATCAACGAACCTCAGCACAAACATTGTCAGCGCTGCGACAGTCGACTTCATCCCTATAATCCAGCCATGAATGTAGGCTGGTCGTGGTCTTTTCTGGTTAGCGCCGTCATTTTCTATGTGCCAGCGAATCTCTATCCGATGATGTACACCGCCAGCCTTGGAAGCATTGAACGTTCTACCATCATGGATGGCGTTGTCCTGCTTTGGAATCTGGGGTCTTACCCCATCGCCGCCATCATCTTTATTGCCAGCGTATTCGTGCCCATGACCAAAATGCTGATCATGGTATGGCTGCTGAGAGCTGCGAATAGCGGTGTGGCAGAAGACAGTGACGCACTAAAAAAGCTCAAATACTACCGCTTTACTGAACTCATTGGTCGATGGTCAATGATTGATGTCTTTGTGGTCGCCATTCTTTCCGCCTTGGTCAATCTCAAAGGGCTGATGAGCATTAGCCCTGGGCCCGCAGCATTCTATTTTGCGCTGGTGGTGTTTTTCACTATGTGTGCCGCATTGATTTTTGACCCCCGTGTTTTCTGGGGACCGCTTAAACATCGTGACGCAGCAAGCACATCACCAGTCTTAAATGACGCTGTATAA
- the tssA gene encoding type VI secretion system protein TssA, whose amino-acid sequence MDMQTYRERVAKPIAGENPVGERLLDDALLDFVETQMMKVGSLSHAEVQWGEAEQSAMKLIETQTKDLKLLTHLLQCLQYQSSPERFTLSVFILADFIAAYWETCYPAPGPRGVLPRRKFFYQIVQRTEKAAEKLDFSMFDVDQKEDVENALKELEAAAEEKDLPTEGVLDIASLLKRKLANPEPQVQQAPSSTPSETASSSASAPSPKLEIDGSSDRAVKQTLLKVAEFVSELDGGIALALRLRRFAVWFSITSAPDAEANGETQLMPVSADRISEYEDQLSRGADHALWRKVEQSLTVAPYWIDGHFLSYRIALKLGNTEWADTIASEVRSFVKRVPAVAELSFKGGMPYVGEETRRWLDEGDTSSTGSATTSDWDGKRKEAFTLADEGGLSVALAMLNDGLSTSKEPRDQFYWRMLSADVMKRHNLSAMADQHYHQLLEQANHTSLTDWEPALIQRLENIAKS is encoded by the coding sequence ATGGATATGCAAACCTACCGAGAGAGAGTCGCGAAGCCGATTGCCGGAGAAAACCCGGTCGGTGAACGTCTGCTTGACGATGCGCTGTTGGACTTTGTTGAAACACAAATGATGAAAGTCGGCTCACTTTCTCACGCAGAAGTGCAGTGGGGGGAAGCTGAACAAAGTGCGATGAAGCTGATTGAGACGCAAACCAAAGACCTCAAACTGCTGACTCATCTTCTGCAGTGTTTGCAGTATCAGTCTTCACCGGAGCGTTTCACTCTATCGGTGTTTATCCTGGCGGATTTCATCGCAGCCTACTGGGAGACTTGTTATCCCGCTCCCGGCCCGCGTGGCGTATTGCCGCGTCGTAAGTTCTTTTACCAGATTGTTCAGCGCACTGAGAAAGCGGCTGAGAAGCTCGACTTCTCCATGTTCGATGTCGATCAGAAAGAAGACGTGGAGAACGCGCTAAAAGAACTCGAAGCGGCGGCAGAAGAAAAAGATCTGCCGACAGAAGGTGTGTTAGATATCGCTTCCTTGCTGAAACGAAAACTGGCAAATCCAGAGCCGCAAGTTCAACAGGCACCTTCGTCTACACCCTCTGAAACGGCGTCCTCGTCAGCCAGTGCACCTTCTCCGAAACTGGAGATAGACGGTAGTTCAGACCGCGCTGTTAAACAAACGCTATTGAAAGTGGCTGAGTTTGTCTCTGAGTTGGATGGCGGCATTGCATTGGCACTGCGTCTTCGTCGCTTTGCCGTGTGGTTCTCTATTACCTCTGCGCCGGATGCAGAGGCGAACGGTGAAACACAGCTTATGCCGGTCTCAGCAGACCGCATTTCAGAGTATGAAGATCAACTTAGCCGAGGTGCTGACCACGCGCTTTGGCGCAAGGTAGAACAGAGCCTCACAGTCGCACCTTACTGGATTGACGGTCATTTTCTCAGTTATCGCATCGCGCTCAAACTCGGCAACACAGAGTGGGCAGATACCATCGCTTCGGAAGTCCGGAGTTTTGTGAAGCGTGTGCCTGCAGTGGCCGAGCTTAGCTTCAAAGGCGGCATGCCTTATGTCGGCGAAGAAACACGTCGTTGGCTTGATGAAGGTGACACCTCAAGTACGGGCTCAGCAACCACCTCTGATTGGGATGGAAAGCGTAAAGAAGCATTCACCCTCGCAGATGAAGGCGGCCTGTCGGTGGCGTTAGCCATGCTCAATGATGGCCTATCAACATCCAAAGAACCCAGAGACCAGTTTTATTGGCGCATGCTCTCAGCAGATGTCATGAAGCGTCACAACCTTTCTGCCATGGCAGATCAGCACTACCACCAACTTTTAGAGCAGGCCAACCATACCTCGCTCACCGATTGGGAACCCGCATTGATTCAACGTTTAGAAAACATTGCGAAGTCATAA
- a CDS encoding type VI secretion system ImpA family N-terminal domain-containing protein, whose amino-acid sequence MSQWMLTDIDGVKLAENSAKLRDSSDYQKIRSEINRRFNPLAGSTNWTKVRELCEKVAIEEGADLLVAIYFTVASMKTQGLSGFANGLELQVAVLRAPDDENMPHAKRAELYRWMLGRIGEEVRAIQPSIGQLRDLYRCERALEAIDRNLSKDGGGKVDDLDVLGFTIFEHIDRLERQSKGVAIAPPSVEVEVKKQNVGAMIFISGLLVGAASLYGLLEVQGSAETPLSTLTIAGAEPKVISLEEAQSIRAEYGSQALKEYQAQLLPSYADKVSILTASNIGDNFAAGMEYADSLQYLFPDTPEAEQVAKSLQHWQSGLVAEFDAINEKFETARTRAANISLYAKSGRADQVQALARGLENYAISLSPLVARISFAEKLISDGDVEKAKQELDVLDKQLKALVMKKMLVRETLFESEQLEVKQE is encoded by the coding sequence GTGTCGCAGTGGATGTTGACGGACATCGATGGCGTAAAACTGGCAGAAAATAGCGCAAAACTGCGGGACTCTTCTGACTACCAGAAAATACGCAGCGAGATAAACCGACGCTTTAACCCGCTTGCTGGCTCGACGAACTGGACGAAGGTTCGTGAGCTTTGTGAAAAAGTGGCAATAGAAGAAGGGGCAGATCTTCTCGTTGCCATCTACTTCACGGTTGCCTCGATGAAAACGCAGGGCCTTTCCGGTTTTGCTAACGGTTTAGAACTTCAGGTGGCGGTGTTGCGTGCGCCTGACGATGAGAACATGCCTCATGCTAAACGTGCTGAGCTCTATCGCTGGATGCTTGGACGTATCGGCGAGGAGGTTCGCGCGATTCAGCCAAGTATCGGCCAGCTTCGTGATTTATACCGTTGTGAGCGCGCCCTTGAAGCGATAGATAGAAATCTTTCCAAAGATGGCGGAGGTAAAGTCGACGATTTGGACGTGCTTGGCTTTACCATCTTCGAGCATATCGATCGCTTAGAGCGCCAAAGCAAAGGTGTTGCAATCGCGCCTCCTTCCGTTGAGGTAGAAGTGAAAAAGCAAAACGTCGGTGCAATGATTTTTATCAGTGGTCTGCTTGTTGGTGCAGCTTCGCTTTACGGACTGTTGGAAGTGCAGGGGAGCGCTGAAACGCCGCTTTCAACCCTGACTATTGCGGGCGCTGAACCCAAGGTCATTTCCTTGGAAGAAGCACAATCGATCCGTGCGGAATACGGCTCTCAGGCTTTGAAAGAATATCAGGCACAGTTGCTTCCAAGTTATGCTGACAAAGTGTCGATACTGACAGCATCGAATATTGGCGATAACTTTGCAGCGGGTATGGAATATGCCGATAGTCTTCAATACCTTTTCCCTGATACGCCGGAAGCGGAACAGGTCGCCAAGTCACTTCAACACTGGCAGTCTGGATTAGTTGCAGAATTTGATGCAATAAATGAAAAATTCGAAACCGCCCGAACTCGAGCTGCGAATATCAGCTTGTATGCCAAAAGTGGTCGAGCAGACCAGGTTCAAGCTCTCGCTCGAGGGTTGGAAAATTACGCTATTAGTTTGTCTCCGCTAGTCGCCCGAATTTCTTTTGCTGAAAAACTGATCAGTGATGGTGACGTTGAAAAGGCGAAACAGGAGCTAGATGTCTTAGATAAGCAACTGAAAGCATTAGTGATGAAAAAGATGTTAGTGAGAGAGACGTTGTTTGAGAGTGAGCAATTAGAAGTTAAGCAAGAATAG
- the vasI gene encoding type VI secretion system-associated protein VasI produces MTYQPISLCLMAGLALSSANTLANETDNKALIQSASECVNIPARLDRLACFDEVFKTPVSGQPEASVIVQKPEAWERAKQSESERNEDETGFALRYANRAEPKSGIWMTATALPDRNQKKNEMPILMFSCIDNISRVELILPTATSEGKAEVMASSGYSVTQRWLSDDTGNIMRAGRGIPAIDVMKALMSGQRAVLRSDLEAIGNLTFDTADLRESIKPMRQTCRW; encoded by the coding sequence ATGACGTACCAACCAATCTCTTTGTGTTTAATGGCGGGGCTGGCGCTCTCAAGCGCAAACACGCTGGCAAACGAGACTGATAACAAGGCACTGATTCAAAGCGCCTCAGAGTGTGTGAATATTCCAGCAAGGCTCGACCGGTTGGCGTGTTTTGATGAGGTGTTCAAAACGCCTGTTTCTGGTCAGCCAGAAGCTAGTGTCATTGTGCAAAAACCGGAAGCATGGGAACGTGCTAAACAGAGCGAATCTGAACGAAATGAAGATGAGACCGGTTTTGCGCTTCGCTATGCCAATCGGGCTGAACCTAAATCTGGCATTTGGATGACAGCGACTGCATTGCCTGACAGAAACCAGAAAAAGAATGAAATGCCCATTCTGATGTTCAGCTGTATCGACAATATCAGCCGGGTTGAGTTGATACTGCCAACCGCAACATCTGAGGGCAAAGCGGAAGTGATGGCTTCTTCAGGTTACAGTGTCACACAGCGTTGGTTAAGCGATGACACTGGCAACATCATGCGTGCGGGTCGTGGTATTCCAGCTATTGATGTGATGAAGGCTTTGATGTCCGGTCAACGCGCGGTGCTTCGCTCTGATTTGGAGGCGATCGGTAACCTGACGTTTGATACTGCCGATTTACGCGAGAGCATCAAACCCATGCGCCAGACATGTCGTTGGTAG